The Lysinibacillus pakistanensis genome includes a window with the following:
- a CDS encoding CidA/LrgA family protein — protein sequence MLNENFAALFLKVVRIIVQIGILNIYYYMGVGIVTLLHVPLPGSVIGLLLLALSLQFKIIKVEYIQDGAGFLIGVLTLFFIPATVGVIDYPELLSTTGLLIILAVIASTLISIYITGLLTQMIEKKELAKKETEAVLEEGEGKLTVD from the coding sequence ATGTTGAACGAAAATTTTGCTGCATTGTTCTTGAAGGTTGTAAGGATTATTGTCCAAATTGGGATACTCAATATTTATTACTACATGGGCGTGGGCATTGTAACTTTATTACATGTACCTCTTCCAGGAAGCGTCATTGGTCTACTTTTATTAGCACTATCACTTCAATTTAAAATAATTAAAGTAGAATATATTCAAGATGGAGCGGGTTTTTTAATTGGGGTTTTAACCTTATTTTTCATTCCTGCAACAGTAGGGGTAATTGACTATCCAGAGCTTTTATCAACAACGGGACTGCTAATTATTTTGGCTGTTATAGCTAGTACATTAATTTCTATTTATATTACTGGATTGCTTACTCAAATGATTGAGAAGAAAGAGTTAGCCAAGAAAGAAACTGAAGCTGTTCTTGAAGAAGGAGAGGGGAAATTAACTGTTGATTGA
- a CDS encoding inositol monophosphatase family protein, with protein sequence MDIQQLDQFAKSIIFEAGSRIRQAFSYNLVIETKSGANDLVTNIDRETELFFIDKIRAFDPSHKILGEEGMGEKVESLDGIVWIIDPIDGTMNFVKQHRHFMISIGIFINGIGKLGYIFDVMREDLFYAIAGEGAWYNESPLRKLTSVKIEEAVIGINAHWVAPNRHIHHEKVIDMVRKVRGTRSYGSAAMEIAFVVSGKLDAYVSMRLSPWDIAGGTIIAHEVGAVATNLHGEGFDFLHQDTFIIANPSIHKELLDKYIVPYE encoded by the coding sequence ATGGACATACAACAATTGGATCAATTTGCGAAAAGTATTATCTTTGAGGCAGGCAGCCGTATTAGACAAGCCTTTTCGTATAATTTGGTTATCGAAACAAAATCAGGTGCTAATGATCTTGTGACGAATATCGATCGTGAAACAGAATTATTCTTTATCGATAAAATAAGAGCTTTTGATCCATCTCACAAGATTTTAGGGGAAGAGGGAATGGGAGAAAAAGTAGAGTCCTTAGATGGTATTGTGTGGATAATTGATCCTATTGATGGCACAATGAATTTTGTTAAGCAACACCGCCATTTTATGATTTCCATTGGTATCTTCATCAATGGAATAGGCAAGCTTGGTTACATATTTGACGTGATGCGTGAGGATTTATTTTATGCAATAGCTGGAGAAGGTGCCTGGTACAATGAATCTCCTTTACGAAAATTAACGTCAGTAAAAATAGAAGAAGCTGTCATTGGTATTAATGCTCATTGGGTAGCACCGAATCGGCATATTCATCATGAAAAGGTTATTGATATGGTTCGTAAAGTACGAGGTACACGATCATACGGATCTGCAGCTATGGAAATAGCATTTGTTGTGAGTGGTAAGTTAGATGCATATGTCTCTATGCGTTTATCACCATGGGACATTGCTGGAGGTACTATTATCGCGCATGAGGTTGGCGCTGTTGCCACAAATTTACATGGGGAAGGATTTGATTTCCTTCATCAGGATACTTTTATCATTGCGAATCCATCGATACACAAAGAATTATTAGATAAATATATTGTGCCTTATGAATAA
- a CDS encoding dihydrolipoamide acetyltransferase family protein, with the protein MAFEFRLPDIGEGIHEGEIVKWFVKAGDTVKEDDILCEVQNDKAVVEIPSPVEGTVEEVLVGEGTVAVVGDVLIRFDAPGYEDLKLKGDDHAEAKTEAQVQATAESGQNVEKAPVNEEKAPVKDEAAPEKVETVVDDTKRVIAMPSVRKFARDNDVNIREVKGTGKNGRILKEDIENFLKGGGTIEAEASTVETAEAAVEQDKTTSVAPVILEGEFPETREKMSGIRKAIAKAMVHSKQTAPHVTLMDEVDVTALVAHRKKFKDIAAEKGVKLTYLPYVVKALISTLREFPEFNRSLDDATQEIIQKHYYNIGIAADTEKGLLVPVIKHADRKSVFAVSNEINELATKAREGKLAPHEMKGASMSITNIGSAGGQWFTPVINHPEVAILGIGRISEKPVIKNGEIVAAPVLALSLSFDHRMIDGATAQNALNHLKRLLSEPELLLMEA; encoded by the coding sequence ATGGCATTTGAATTTAGATTACCAGATATCGGTGAGGGTATTCACGAAGGCGAAATTGTGAAATGGTTCGTCAAGGCTGGCGATACAGTAAAAGAAGACGATATTCTTTGCGAAGTGCAAAATGATAAAGCGGTAGTTGAAATCCCTTCACCAGTTGAAGGAACAGTAGAGGAAGTTTTAGTAGGAGAAGGAACAGTTGCTGTTGTGGGCGATGTCTTAATCCGATTTGATGCACCCGGCTATGAAGACTTAAAGTTAAAAGGTGACGATCATGCTGAGGCGAAAACAGAAGCACAAGTTCAAGCAACTGCTGAATCTGGTCAGAACGTAGAGAAAGCTCCTGTTAATGAGGAGAAGGCTCCAGTAAAAGATGAGGCAGCACCAGAAAAAGTGGAGACAGTTGTCGATGATACTAAACGTGTAATTGCGATGCCTTCTGTACGTAAATTTGCACGAGATAACGATGTAAACATCCGTGAAGTAAAGGGAACAGGCAAAAACGGTCGAATCTTAAAAGAAGATATTGAAAACTTCTTAAAAGGTGGCGGTACTATTGAAGCTGAAGCATCAACTGTAGAAACAGCAGAAGCAGCAGTTGAGCAAGATAAAACTACTTCAGTCGCACCAGTAATTCTCGAAGGGGAATTCCCAGAGACTCGTGAGAAAATGTCAGGTATTCGAAAAGCGATTGCCAAAGCAATGGTACACTCGAAACAAACAGCTCCTCATGTTACACTAATGGATGAAGTCGATGTAACAGCTCTTGTAGCACATCGAAAAAAATTCAAAGATATCGCTGCCGAAAAAGGTGTTAAATTAACATATCTACCATATGTAGTCAAAGCACTTATTTCAACTTTACGCGAGTTCCCAGAATTTAACCGCTCCTTAGATGATGCAACACAAGAAATTATTCAAAAGCATTACTATAATATCGGTATTGCTGCAGATACTGAAAAAGGCTTACTAGTACCAGTTATTAAGCATGCAGATCGTAAATCTGTATTTGCAGTGTCTAATGAAATCAATGAGTTAGCGACGAAAGCCCGTGAAGGCAAGCTTGCGCCACATGAAATGAAAGGTGCTTCCATGTCCATTACGAATATTGGCTCTGCAGGAGGACAATGGTTCACACCAGTTATTAATCATCCTGAAGTAGCAATTCTAGGTATTGGTCGAATTTCAGAAAAACCTGTAATAAAAAATGGTGAAATTGTAGCCGCACCTGTGTTAGCATTATCATTGAGCTTTGATCATCGTATGATCGATGGAGCCACTGCGCAAAATGCTTTAAATCACTTAAAGCGTTTGTTAAGTGAGCCAGAATTATTATTAATGGAGGCGTAA
- a CDS encoding LrgB family protein: MIDIIVVIGTIVLFMLFTKLYQRFPHPIMIPLVTTTIVSAVILVVFQIPYSTYMQGGEWLQKMLGPAVVALAYPLYNQRAIIMKYKYSILSGIFIGMITGLVTIFVMLKWIRVSDNWMLTALPKSLTTPVGMQVSETIGGIPPLTAVFVMLAGFVGAIIGPLVIKFGKIDSAVSRGVAVGSASHGVGLVKLREYGERELSVGSLSMGLTAIIGAFLCPLFVYLFM; encoded by the coding sequence TTGATTGATATAATTGTTGTGATTGGCACCATTGTATTGTTTATGCTATTTACAAAGCTTTATCAGCGATTTCCGCATCCTATCATGATTCCACTAGTAACAACAACTATCGTCAGTGCTGTTATTTTAGTAGTATTTCAGATTCCTTATTCGACCTATATGCAGGGAGGAGAATGGCTTCAAAAAATGCTTGGCCCAGCAGTTGTAGCACTCGCCTATCCTCTTTATAATCAACGTGCCATTATTATGAAGTATAAATACTCTATTTTATCAGGTATCTTTATAGGCATGATTACTGGCTTAGTGACGATTTTTGTCATGCTAAAATGGATTAGAGTAAGTGATAACTGGATGCTAACAGCTTTACCTAAGTCTTTAACAACACCGGTTGGTATGCAGGTGAGCGAAACAATTGGAGGGATTCCCCCGTTAACAGCTGTATTTGTTATGCTAGCAGGGTTTGTAGGCGCAATAATTGGACCGTTAGTTATTAAATTTGGAAAAATTGATTCTGCGGTTAGCAGAGGGGTTGCAGTAGGTAGTGCATCACATGGCGTTGGACTAGTTAAATTAAGAGAGTATGGAGAACGAGAATTATCAGTTGGTTCATTATCAATGGGGTTAACGGCAATTATTGGTGCATTTCTTTGCCCACTTTTTGTGTATTTGTTTATGTAA
- a CDS encoding YktB family protein has protein sequence MPKIKWTNKDFNVFHIDGLEQRMDALNSSVRPKFQLLGEDFSAYFSSHLGEEFYPHVAKHARRTVNPPNDSWVAFAPYKRGYKSLPHFQIGLWSTHLFIVLAIIYEAPEKNVMAQRLMANKAILGQLPEDFIVSGDHMSPEAFPLQTAKEDKLDELLLRLRDVKKGEFLVGRHIPKEQAIKLTASQIHQITEETFSHLLPIYNVIVGK, from the coding sequence TTGCCAAAAATAAAGTGGACGAATAAAGACTTTAATGTATTTCATATAGACGGTTTAGAACAGAGAATGGATGCACTAAATTCTTCTGTACGACCGAAATTCCAACTGCTAGGAGAGGACTTTTCTGCGTACTTTTCCAGTCATCTTGGGGAAGAATTCTATCCTCATGTTGCAAAACACGCACGGAGAACTGTGAATCCTCCAAATGATAGCTGGGTAGCCTTTGCTCCGTACAAAAGAGGTTATAAATCATTACCTCACTTTCAGATTGGTCTTTGGAGCACACATTTATTCATCGTCTTGGCTATTATTTACGAAGCACCTGAAAAAAATGTAATGGCACAGCGTTTAATGGCCAATAAAGCAATACTAGGGCAACTTCCCGAAGACTTTATTGTGTCTGGAGATCATATGTCTCCAGAGGCCTTTCCTTTACAAACGGCAAAGGAGGACAAGCTAGATGAGTTACTCCTTCGCTTGCGGGATGTTAAAAAAGGTGAATTTTTAGTAGGTCGACATATTCCAAAAGAGCAAGCAATCAAACTGACAGCTAGTCAAATCCATCAAATAACGGAAGAAACCTTCAGTCATTTACTCCCAATCTATAACGTCATTGTTGGAAAGTAA
- a CDS encoding alpha-ketoacid dehydrogenase subunit beta translates to MAQMTMIQAITDALRTELKNDDNVLVFGEDVGVNGGVFRATEGLQKEFGVDRVFDTPLAESGIGGLAIGLSLQGFRPVPEIQFFGFVYEVMDSISGQLARMSYRSGGVYNAPVTIRSPFGGGVHTPEMHSDSLESLMTAQPGLTVVVPSTPYDAKGLLISSIRNDNPVIFLEHLKLYRSFREEVPEEAYEIPLGKADVKREGKDLTIVAYGLMVHESLKAAEELEKEGHSVEVIDLRTIQPIDIETIIASVEKTGRAIVVQEAQKQAGIAANVVAEITERAILSLEAPVLRVAAPDTVYPFPQAEGVWLPNYKDVMETAKKVLTF, encoded by the coding sequence ATGGCACAAATGACAATGATTCAAGCAATTACAGATGCACTTCGCACAGAATTAAAGAATGATGATAACGTTCTTGTATTCGGGGAAGATGTAGGTGTCAACGGTGGGGTATTCCGCGCAACTGAAGGCCTACAAAAAGAATTTGGTGTAGACCGCGTATTCGATACACCATTAGCAGAATCGGGTATTGGTGGCTTAGCTATTGGCCTTTCTCTTCAAGGATTCCGTCCAGTTCCTGAAATTCAGTTCTTCGGCTTTGTTTATGAAGTAATGGATTCAATTAGTGGTCAGTTAGCACGTATGAGCTATCGTAGCGGTGGTGTCTATAATGCACCAGTAACAATTCGTTCTCCATTTGGTGGTGGAGTACATACACCAGAAATGCACTCAGATAGTTTAGAGAGTTTAATGACAGCGCAACCAGGGTTAACTGTTGTTGTACCATCTACTCCATACGATGCGAAAGGCTTACTGATTTCATCTATTCGAAATGATAACCCAGTCATTTTCTTAGAGCATTTAAAACTATATCGTTCATTCCGCGAAGAGGTGCCTGAGGAAGCATATGAAATTCCACTTGGCAAAGCGGATGTAAAACGTGAAGGTAAGGATTTAACGATTGTTGCTTATGGTTTAATGGTACACGAAAGCTTGAAGGCTGCAGAAGAGCTTGAAAAAGAAGGTCACTCTGTAGAGGTTATAGACTTACGTACGATTCAACCAATTGATATAGAAACAATTATTGCATCTGTTGAAAAAACAGGTCGTGCAATCGTTGTACAAGAAGCGCAAAAACAAGCAGGTATCGCTGCAAATGTAGTAGCAGAAATCACAGAACGTGCAATTTTAAGCTTAGAAGCTCCTGTACTTCGTGTGGCTGCACCAGATACTGTGTACCCATTCCCACAAGCTGAAGGTGTTTGGTTACCGAACTATAAAGATGTAATGGAAACAGCGAAAAAAGTTTTAACATTCTAA
- the lpdA gene encoding dihydrolipoyl dehydrogenase, with protein sequence MVVGDFPIETDTLVIGSGPGGYVAAIRAAQTGQKVTIVEKNVLGGVCLNVGCIPSKALISVGHRFEQAKHSDDMGIIASDVKLDFSKAQAFKDSVVKKLTGGVEGLLKGNKVEIVQGEAYFVDAHSVRIINGESAQTYTFNNVIIATGSRPVEIPTFKFSDRVLNSTGALSLQEVPGKLVVIGGGYIGTELGSAYANLGSQVTIIEGGKDILAGFEKQMTQIVKKGLKKKGVEMEVNASAKGVEETENGVVVTYEVGGEEKKVEADYVLVTVGRRPNTDEMGLAEIGVEFGERGLINVDKQCRTNIPNIYAIGDIVAGPQLAHKASYEGKVAAEAIAGEKSIVDYLAIPAVCFTDPEMATVGYNEDEAKAEGIEYTAAKFPFAANGRALALNQTEGFVKLVARKEDGLLIGAQIVGAGASDMIAEMGLAIEGGMTAEDIALTIHAHPTLGEITMEAAEVLLGNPIHIVTKK encoded by the coding sequence ATGGTAGTAGGAGATTTCCCAATCGAAACAGATACTCTTGTCATTGGTTCAGGTCCTGGAGGATATGTAGCAGCAATTCGTGCAGCTCAAACTGGCCAAAAAGTAACAATCGTTGAAAAAAATGTACTTGGTGGTGTGTGCTTAAACGTAGGCTGTATCCCATCAAAAGCATTAATTTCAGTAGGTCACCGTTTTGAGCAAGCTAAACATTCAGATGACATGGGAATCATCGCTTCTGATGTGAAATTAGACTTCTCAAAAGCACAAGCATTTAAAGACAGCGTTGTTAAAAAATTAACTGGCGGTGTTGAAGGCTTACTTAAAGGAAACAAAGTTGAAATTGTACAAGGTGAAGCTTATTTCGTTGACGCTCATTCAGTGCGTATCATCAATGGTGAATCTGCTCAAACTTACACATTTAACAATGTCATTATTGCAACAGGTTCTCGTCCAGTTGAAATTCCAACATTCAAATTCTCTGATCGCGTGCTAAATTCTACAGGTGCACTTTCTTTACAAGAAGTTCCTGGTAAATTAGTTGTTATCGGTGGAGGTTATATTGGTACAGAGCTAGGCTCAGCTTACGCAAACCTGGGCTCTCAAGTAACAATTATTGAAGGCGGAAAAGATATTTTAGCTGGCTTCGAAAAACAAATGACTCAAATCGTGAAAAAAGGCCTTAAAAAGAAAGGCGTTGAAATGGAAGTTAACGCATCTGCAAAAGGCGTTGAAGAAACTGAAAACGGCGTAGTAGTAACTTATGAAGTTGGCGGAGAAGAGAAAAAAGTTGAAGCTGATTACGTATTAGTTACTGTAGGTCGTCGTCCAAATACAGATGAAATGGGCCTTGCTGAAATCGGAGTTGAATTCGGTGAACGTGGTCTAATCAATGTTGACAAACAATGTCGTACAAATATTCCAAATATCTATGCAATTGGTGATATTGTAGCTGGTCCTCAGCTTGCTCATAAAGCATCTTACGAAGGTAAAGTTGCTGCTGAAGCAATCGCTGGTGAAAAATCAATCGTTGATTATTTAGCTATTCCTGCTGTATGCTTCACAGATCCAGAAATGGCAACAGTTGGTTATAACGAAGATGAAGCGAAAGCTGAAGGCATTGAATACACTGCAGCGAAATTCCCATTCGCAGCAAATGGTCGTGCACTTGCATTAAACCAAACAGAAGGTTTCGTGAAGCTTGTTGCTCGTAAAGAAGACGGCTTATTAATCGGTGCTCAAATCGTTGGTGCTGGTGCATCTGATATGATCGCTGAAATGGGCTTAGCAATCGAAGGCGGTATGACTGCTGAAGATATCGCATTAACAATTCACGCTCACCCAACATTAGGTGAAATTACAATGGAAGCTGCTGAAGTATTACTTGGCAACCCAATCCATATTGTTACAAAAAAATAA
- a CDS encoding class I SAM-dependent methyltransferase: MMNIWDQHFSTTEYVYGEQPNAFIKDYVDFIKGYVNVAAYAEGEGRNAVFLASKGHLVTAFDYARNGLEKTQQLAKKQGVTVVTQLADLLHDELPVEKFDAAIMVFGHFPMKQQHAVFERIVNSVKPGGRIMMELYSIYQLPYASGGPKQLDNLYDPLHVLTWCQPYKIIHFSTGEQIRNEGTLHTGLAHTVQFIIEKES, translated from the coding sequence TTGATGAATATATGGGATCAACATTTTAGCACTACCGAATATGTTTATGGTGAACAACCAAATGCCTTTATCAAGGACTATGTAGATTTTATAAAGGGTTATGTAAATGTTGCTGCATATGCAGAAGGTGAAGGAAGAAATGCGGTTTTTTTAGCTTCCAAAGGACATTTAGTTACTGCCTTTGATTATGCTAGAAATGGGCTAGAGAAGACTCAACAGCTGGCAAAAAAACAGGGTGTTACTGTAGTTACACAGCTTGCTGATTTATTACATGATGAATTACCAGTAGAAAAGTTTGATGCTGCTATAATGGTGTTTGGACATTTTCCAATGAAGCAGCAGCACGCCGTTTTTGAGCGTATAGTAAATTCAGTCAAGCCAGGTGGTCGAATCATGATGGAGCTATATTCGATATATCAGCTTCCATATGCATCAGGTGGCCCAAAGCAGCTAGATAATTTATACGATCCTCTTCATGTCCTAACTTGGTGTCAGCCTTATAAAATTATCCATTTTTCCACAGGTGAACAAATAAGAAATGAAGGTACTTTACACACTGGTCTTGCCCATACGGTTCAATTTATTATTGAAAAAGAGTCTTAA
- a CDS encoding UPF0223 family protein: MEYSYPFSTDWSTEEIVDVVQFFEGIEQAYEKGIKRENMLAKYRRFKQIVPSQAEEKSIFREFEEASGYVSYPVVKLAKEGTDGTLIKVVPKQRH; this comes from the coding sequence ATGGAATATTCCTATCCGTTTTCAACAGATTGGTCTACAGAAGAAATTGTTGATGTTGTTCAATTCTTCGAAGGGATTGAGCAAGCTTATGAGAAGGGCATTAAACGCGAAAATATGCTGGCAAAGTATCGCCGTTTTAAACAAATTGTCCCATCCCAGGCAGAAGAAAAATCTATTTTTCGTGAATTTGAAGAAGCTAGTGGCTATGTAAGTTATCCTGTTGTTAAGCTAGCGAAAGAAGGAACGGATGGTACTTTGATTAAAGTCGTTCCCAAACAACGTCATTAA
- a CDS encoding SDR family NAD(P)-dependent oxidoreductase produces MELGLKGKVAIITGSSKGIGYYTAMQLVKEGAKVVLSARGEKQLQVAAGCIKNETGEDVLIVPTDITKEKDCKYLIERTVEHFGGLDILINNAGTASANPFESVSSELWQADLDLKVFGAVHCSKFAVPYMRKAGGGAIVNVTAVMAKTPPASSLPTTVSRAAGLALTKAMSKDLGKDNIRVNSVCIGLIRSDQIEKKWKKEEPELAWEAYSRKVGQTIPLGRVGDTEEAANVITFLVSDAASYVTGTSVNIDGGSGHAL; encoded by the coding sequence ATGGAACTAGGATTAAAGGGAAAAGTAGCTATTATTACAGGCTCAAGTAAAGGTATTGGCTATTATACAGCAATGCAACTTGTCAAAGAGGGAGCAAAAGTTGTGCTGAGTGCGCGTGGTGAAAAACAGCTCCAAGTGGCAGCTGGCTGTATTAAAAATGAAACAGGTGAGGATGTTTTAATCGTACCGACAGATATTACAAAAGAAAAAGATTGTAAGTACTTAATTGAGCGCACAGTTGAGCATTTTGGAGGCTTGGATATACTTATCAATAATGCAGGTACAGCCTCAGCAAACCCATTTGAATCAGTTAGTAGTGAGCTATGGCAGGCTGATTTAGATTTGAAGGTATTTGGTGCTGTCCATTGTTCAAAATTCGCTGTTCCTTATATGCGTAAGGCTGGAGGCGGAGCGATTGTCAATGTAACGGCTGTTATGGCTAAAACGCCACCTGCTAGTTCCCTCCCTACTACTGTAAGTCGAGCAGCTGGTCTTGCATTAACAAAAGCGATGAGTAAGGACTTAGGAAAAGATAATATTCGTGTGAATTCTGTATGTATAGGGCTAATTCGTAGTGACCAAATCGAAAAAAAATGGAAGAAGGAAGAACCTGAGCTTGCTTGGGAAGCGTATTCTCGCAAAGTCGGTCAAACAATTCCCCTTGGTCGTGTAGGGGATACAGAAGAAGCAGCAAATGTCATTACTTTTTTAGTATCAGATGCAGCAAGTTATGTAACAGGTACTTCAGTGAATATTGATGGTGGGTCTGGACATGCATTATAG
- a CDS encoding aminotransferase class I/II-fold pyridoxal phosphate-dependent enzyme has protein sequence MSQLETPLFDVLLKHRNRHPIQFHIPGHKKGQGMDPAFREFVGDNVLSIDLINIAPLDDLHSPKGAIKEAQALAAEAFGADHTFFSVQGTSGAIMTMILTVVGPGDKILVPRNVHKSIMSAIVFAGAIPIFIHPEVDSEYGISHGISPEAVEKALNAYPDTKAVLVINPTYYGFTADLKRIVEIAHGRNIPVVVDEAHGVHIKFHDELPYSAMEAGADMAATSVHKLGGSMTQTSILNVREGLVSAKRVQAVFSMLTTTSTSYPLLASLDTARRQLAIHGVDLIDDALRLAKDARKRINQIPHLKCAGKEKLHSSATYDMDPLKLLISVKDLGISGHRAEEWLRYNANIEVELSDLYNILCLVTLGDTKKEINLLINALNRMSKAFDSEAAITEAVVNVPEIPALAMSPRDAFYADTEVVPLAEADNCICAEFIMVYPPGIPIFIPGEIITQENIHYIQMNIEAGLPVQGPEDSTLKTIRVIKERKPII, from the coding sequence TTGTCACAATTAGAGACTCCATTGTTCGACGTATTACTTAAACATCGGAACAGACATCCAATTCAGTTCCATATTCCAGGCCATAAGAAAGGTCAAGGTATGGATCCAGCCTTCCGAGAATTCGTCGGCGACAACGTTTTATCAATTGATTTAATTAATATTGCTCCACTAGACGATTTACATTCACCAAAAGGCGCCATAAAAGAAGCACAAGCACTTGCTGCTGAGGCCTTTGGTGCTGATCATACATTCTTTTCCGTTCAAGGTACTAGTGGCGCCATCATGACGATGATTCTGACCGTCGTCGGTCCAGGTGATAAGATTCTAGTGCCACGGAATGTTCATAAATCAATTATGTCAGCGATTGTTTTCGCTGGTGCAATTCCGATTTTTATTCATCCTGAAGTAGACAGTGAATATGGTATTTCTCACGGAATATCCCCTGAAGCTGTCGAGAAGGCTTTAAATGCTTATCCAGACACAAAAGCAGTTCTAGTTATTAATCCAACTTATTATGGCTTTACAGCTGATTTAAAACGTATTGTCGAAATTGCGCATGGTCGTAATATTCCAGTTGTTGTGGATGAAGCTCATGGCGTACACATTAAATTCCATGATGAACTTCCCTATTCAGCGATGGAGGCAGGAGCTGATATGGCTGCTACAAGCGTACATAAGCTAGGTGGATCTATGACACAAACATCGATCTTAAATGTACGTGAAGGACTTGTCTCAGCAAAACGTGTACAAGCAGTCTTTTCTATGCTGACAACAACATCGACATCTTATCCATTGTTAGCATCACTTGATACGGCGCGACGTCAGCTAGCAATACATGGCGTTGATTTAATTGATGATGCCCTTCGCTTGGCAAAGGATGCACGTAAACGTATTAATCAGATACCACATTTAAAATGTGCTGGAAAGGAAAAGTTACATTCATCTGCCACATATGATATGGATCCTCTAAAGCTTTTAATTAGTGTGAAAGATTTGGGTATTTCTGGGCATCGAGCTGAGGAATGGTTACGTTATAATGCGAATATTGAGGTAGAACTTTCTGATCTTTACAATATTCTATGTTTAGTAACTTTGGGAGATACGAAAAAGGAGATAAATCTTCTTATTAATGCGCTTAATCGCATGTCCAAAGCTTTTGATTCAGAAGCTGCAATCACTGAAGCAGTAGTTAATGTTCCGGAAATTCCAGCACTTGCTATGTCGCCTCGTGATGCTTTTTATGCTGATACTGAGGTTGTTCCATTGGCAGAGGCAGATAACTGTATTTGTGCAGAATTTATTATGGTATATCCTCCTGGAATTCCGATTTTTATTCCCGGGGAAATAATTACACAAGAAAATATTCATTATATTCAAATGAATATTGAAGCAGGTTTACCAGTACAAGGACCTGAAGATTCAACATTAAAAACAATTCGTGTTATAAAAGAACGCAAGCCAATTATTTAA
- a CDS encoding NAD(P)H-dependent flavin oxidoreductase, protein MNWNTRVTELLNVKYPIIQGGLAYLAYADLAAAVSNAGGLGQITAMSLRDPDLLRAEIHKVRTLTDKPFGVNFAIGMYGTGYEDMLRVAVEEKVPVVTMTGGNPAPIFDILAGTDIKKLVLVAARRQAQKAEQLGADAVMVVGQEGGGHLGRDDVGTMVLVPQVVDSVKIPVIASGGIGDGRGWMAAQALGAEGIEMGTRFIATKECVDASEAYKEALLASSEADTTIIKRSIGAPARALRNDFTAKILEIEEKTPTYEALKDFISGAANKRFIYDGKNDQGFGWAGQVTGMIHDIPTVQELINRMVAEAESIRVKWGQ, encoded by the coding sequence ATGAATTGGAATACACGTGTGACAGAACTTTTAAATGTGAAATACCCAATAATACAAGGCGGGTTAGCCTATTTAGCTTATGCTGATTTGGCAGCGGCAGTGTCGAATGCTGGCGGACTTGGGCAAATAACAGCGATGAGTTTACGTGATCCTGACCTATTGCGCGCAGAAATTCATAAAGTACGAACATTAACAGATAAACCGTTTGGTGTGAACTTTGCCATTGGCATGTATGGCACTGGCTACGAGGATATGTTACGTGTGGCAGTGGAAGAAAAAGTGCCTGTAGTAACAATGACTGGAGGAAATCCTGCACCTATTTTTGATATTTTGGCAGGAACCGACATTAAAAAATTGGTGCTTGTAGCCGCACGTAGACAAGCTCAAAAAGCGGAACAACTTGGAGCAGATGCTGTGATGGTTGTTGGACAAGAGGGAGGTGGTCATCTTGGACGTGACGATGTCGGTACAATGGTGCTTGTTCCGCAAGTTGTCGACAGTGTAAAAATACCGGTTATTGCTTCTGGAGGCATAGGTGATGGTCGGGGTTGGATGGCAGCACAAGCGCTTGGAGCAGAGGGGATTGAAATGGGCACACGTTTTATTGCGACTAAAGAGTGTGTAGATGCATCAGAGGCTTATAAAGAGGCGTTACTAGCAAGCAGTGAGGCAGATACAACAATTATTAAACGCTCTATTGGTGCACCAGCTCGAGCATTACGCAATGATTTCACTGCGAAAATTTTAGAAATCGAGGAGAAAACGCCAACATATGAAGCTTTAAAAGATTTCATTAGTGGTGCTGCCAATAAACGTTTTATTTATGATGGTAAGAATGATCAAGGGTTTGGTTGGGCTGGTCAAGTAACAGGAATGATTCATGACATTCCAACAGTTCAGGAGCTAATCAATCGTATGGTTGCAGAAGCTGAAAGTATCCGAGTAAAATGGGGACAATAA